Part of the Carassius carassius chromosome 20, fCarCar2.1, whole genome shotgun sequence genome, TCCAGAGAGAGATCAGATTGCCTTTATCACCTAGAATGCTTGAGGTGTGGCAGATGGAGTGAATGATGGGAGGTGAGAACGGATATTGGCTGCTCACACAGAGATGTCCTTTTGTTTGCCCAGGCCTTCGACAAGCTGGGTCAATCGCAAAAGAAATTGGAATAGATTAGCTGGGTCTAAAAATCAATGCCGGACCGAGGGGTGCAAAAAAGAGAGCTGTCAAGGACTCTCATTGCTGTGAATGAAAAGCTCAGGAAAAAATACACTGGAAATAGGGGTATGTGGTATAAATGGTCTATGATAATATCGCAATTAACGTTTTAACAATCCAGGTTAAAAAAAAGTACACatccataatgtacttaaagtgctCTATTTTTTTACACTAATTGTGTACTTAATAAACTTAAAATGATTCTTTAGTACTTCTTAAAATAAACTTCAGATCGACTAAGTGTACTCAACAGTGCCATTTTGGGACAAcatgaatatgaactaaaatgcacttttaacaaactatctctgtatttaaaaatatatttagtgcACTTGAGTGTACTAGCGTATGGAAGATGGGTTCAATGgtactaaatacatttttaaatacagagaTAGTTTGTTAAAACTGCATTTTAGTTCATGTTCATGGTGTCCCAAAAAAACAGAGTTGAGTACACTCAACTTtaattcaaatgtaatgttttgccacgattaaattttttttttaatcgaggAATCACAATTTTGAATATTACCAAACATTAGAATTAGACACTTCAACAATATGCCGGTGCTAAcagtaaatcagaatcagaatgagctttattgccaggaatttgttttcgtgacagaagctccgcagtgcaacagaatgacagcgacagaacatgaaacacataataaaaggatataaaaatacaaaaaatacaaataagtagataaggaatgacaatatacaaattgacaattgtaggcaggtatattacaaaaatgcagttatgtatgtacatgtatattatgtgcaaaatttaagtgtatactaagtatgtgtgttagataaattaaatgtatgtgtatataaatataaagtgtagtgtgtatcagctgttcataagatggattgcctgagggaagaaactgttcctgtgtctggtcgttctggtgttcagagctctgtagcgtcgaccagatggcaacagttcaaagagggagtgtgctggatgtgaggggtccagagtgattttaacagcccttttgctcactctggataagtacagttcttgaatagaagggagagtTAAAGAGAAAAGAACAATCCAAACGCATGGCGGCGCACATGATTTAACCCTCACATGTGATGCTCTCATATCCCATAGGTGCCATTCACACACAACATGCTTTTGTGTTGACAAATACGCGACACGGGCAGTGGAATAGGAAAAAAACCATGCAAGAGGATGGGTGTGAACTTTTAACTTGAGCACCACTTTTTTTAGACTGTCTTTCATGCATGAGAAACTTCAAGATATGCAAGTCCAACAGTCAAACGTGTCCCTCTATACtacacatagaaaaaaaaaaagaaaaaaaagaaaaaaaaaaaatggaaaagcagcacaatcaaataaaaaaagaaaggaaaacctGTGAAGAGCTACTAGCCTACTATATAGCCCCTTaaacactgcacgttggacccggaaaattgctggaacattgccggatcgccttctgtgtgaacgcaaacacgtccAGGGATTGATTCCCGGATCAATCCCtagttggggacctagtaacagtGAAAGGTTCAATTCCGGAACGAGCTCTGTGtcaacaaaagccagaactaatgccgtggtgtagtgatgacgcactttatcgtgcgactcttttaccaggtgtttttaAGGAAGAACAATTTGAATTACCTTGACTTTTGAGATTTTTGGTAAAGCATTTTCCTTGTATTATTTCTGAACATATAATAGGTCAAGACAAGTTTGTATTGTACAAGATGTGGATGTAGTTCAAGcatcttttctgcaaagatgtttaACAAGTGATTTGTTAAACATTTACATCATGTTAAAAAATCATGTGTGGTGCACTTGGAATACACTTTTCTTtaactaataatagtaataaaaagttacttgaatgatgttatagttacattttcaagttgactatttaaaactcttaaaaaaaattgctgtgTTAATATTGATAAGTGTGATCACTTTGGTCACTATAACCAAGATATGACTTTTTCACACAATTTCATCTCTACTTAGAATGCCCCCAAATTTCAGGATATACAGGGACATTTTCCCCTCTGAGTTTTTGTCTTAGATTTATATCAGATGACAACAAGACTGCTGTTTACCCTAGAAATCAACACAGTTACAACACAGCAAGCatcaggtctggggggaaaatagttcctggtgaaaaaagttcctggtacaaatgttccgggttatttcagtggaaacgcggcataagatGGGAATTCCCCTCATTTCCATAAATGAAACGCAGGCCCTGATTGGACTGTAactataaataattttacatgatAACAAGATGGCTTTAATATGGGTATCAATCGATCCACAGGACAACAGAATCCGCACAACGCTCCCTTTCTTAGCCATTATAGAGGAATGCGTTAAAGCTAAGAACAGAGGTAATGGTATAATGACATCcaaatttttgacattttattgtagtaacaattataaaaaaaaaataataataataataataataatatattcctgtggctcagtggtagagcattgcgtcaggagcgcaaaaggttgtgggttcaattcccagggaacacgttaggtaaaaatgttagcctgaatgcactctaAGTCGCTTgggagagagatgcagagcagggtGACACGAAGAACAGgactgagaaccgctgctttagaacattggttttAAAACTTCTTCATTGAAAGAAAATCACATCAAATGGTATTTCTATGTGCCTTACTCTCAATGCCACTTCTGTTATTAAATGGCGGgcgttatttttaattttgtgaggCCCAACCTGTTATAAGTGGCCAGAGTTAGTGTAGACTATAAGTCAACAAGGAAGGTTATTTGCgcaatgtaaatagacactccatTTTAGAAACAGCATTGTGAATTGGACTGATATATAATGTCTCACTGAAACGTCAAGGATTCAGAAAAAAATGCTGGATATCAAATTTGGGTTTCATTCGACCATTAGACCCTGCATTAAATCCTTTGCCTCATTCAATTCTAAAAGCACTTAAGAAGACACAGTGCTGCATTTATTAAAGAGAAGCTTGATGTGTAGGCCCCATTTGTGTCCAAGCATAGGACCATTTCTGTTGTGGCTTGTTTATGTTTAAAATTTCACTGCTGTGAATTAACCATTACACAATATTTTACACCCTTAAGTGGAAAATGTTTATCATACTGAAAAACAAGTTTTGGACAAAACTTTCGGAACAATACGCCACCTCTGTGTCTTGCTTATGGAATAACAAGTGCTTTATGATTTATGTCTAAAGGAACTTTTCATGACAAGCACGCTGTTGCCCAAAGCAGAGAAATCTCTAAGTGACCACCAACAGACACAAAGTATCTATCATTTACATAGCCTTGTGCAGAactttcaaatatgcaaagatgcacCGTTAATCCCTTTAACTTCCAAGCGGGCATCAGACACAGTGCTTCAGCATCAAAAGAAAGGTTCAGCAacaagaaatgcatttaaattagaCATTTTATCGGCTAGTGTGTGGATACCTGCAGCACAAGCGGCTCAGGGTTGAACGCCAACGTCATCAGCAGCTGCATTCGTTCCGTGTCCTTAAGGTTCTTCAGCAGGAAGCTTCCAGAGTCCTTGGTCTCCGCGTACCTCCTGACCACGCGGTCTAGAAGCCTCTGCGAGGGGCAGTGTACCAGATCTGACCAGCCTTCCACCACCTCCGGGGTCAACAGCCTTACGTCCCCGTTAAGCCGTGCGAACTCGGTTTTGTACATACCCTGAATGAGATCACAGCGAGGCCTTCCAGTGGCCCGTTTGCAGATCTTCTGATCGATCTCTGCAAGCTCTTGGTTGGAGCCCAGGCGTTTGAGCACGACCCTGCGTGTTCCTTCCCTGGGTTCTCCGTATTGAGCGAAATAAACGTTCTTCACGTTGAAAAAGTCTAGGAAGCGCAGGCGACCCCACATCTCAAAGGTCACCTGGCTGTTCATGAACTTGCGGCACCAGCTAGTGCCAAAGCAGGCCGGACACTTGTTGAGGCCGATGAATCGCCGGTCGGTGAGCTCGTTCCTCTGGAAAGAGGCGAAGAGGTTGTGAGTGTTCATCAGCAGGATCACAAAAAGAGCTACGATGAAGAGGAACTTGCCGCACCGGTAGACGCGGCCAAATTTGAGCGACAGTATCCGCAGCATGCTGATTGGCAGCAGCGCGCTGAGAGTGAGTGCAGTTAATCTTTGTCAATGTGGCTGTTCCATCATTGCTATGTGTAATATCATCATCCCGTTCACGTTAGTTAGAGTGTTTGGCTGGTAAGCTCATCAGTTTCAAGAGCCCCTCTCAGCATGTTTTACAGAAGGGACTTATGGTTTTACGCCCTCTACCTGAAACAGATAAATGAAATCAGATTAATAAAACCGTACAATGCAGTTCTAAGTGTAATAATGACATTATCAGAGCGATctgcatagttcacccaaaaaattcaaATCCTGCCATAAGTTACATCCTCACCCGAACATGTATGCCTTTCATTCTTCTTTGTAAAACATCTGTAGAACATTTGCAACCAAACAGTTCTGGTCACCATTGATTTTCATTAACATTGACTTTCTtccatgttccacagaagaaaaataaatacaggtttggaacgacatgagagtgagtaaatgatttcatttttcagcgaactatccctttaagagaacaGATTGTACcaagatttaaaacaaaagaagGTTTAATGAGGAAAACAGACGAACAATCAATCTTCATGTTAGTATTATGTCGGTTTGTGCGCTAACGTAATAGTCAAACCCGAGCCTTGTGGGGACACCAACAGGAAGTGGGAGAtgttaaaatatttgaatgtcAAAGCTTACTCTATAGCACTGTTTAATGTCACCTATTAATGCTTCAAATGCAGTGATGTACATTTCATAGCATTTAACTTCAGCAGACAGCTTAGACAAAGAGAGAATTGCAGAGTGGTTAGATTACATTCAAATGTGTTTACAATTAGCAAGAGTTGAGAAGAGGCTCTAAATATCCATTGATATGAAGCAGAGGCTGTTGCGAATAATCTTTCCAGAAGAATGTGGGATAAGGCTCCTTTAGGTTCGTGGTTTTGTTCATCATCTTTAACCTCATAAAAGATAAAGCACAAAACAATAAATTGCAGGGAGTGCACTTAGCGTCACCaaccttttttaaattaatccaGCTAAATGAATGCATAAAAGGAACCAGCAAATCACACCTGTATGATCCTTCAATATATGTTCAACTAAGGAGTAATAATGTGAAATCCTACAGCATAATACTatacataattacataaaataacaaacatgactcgtaaaaaaattaaaaaaaaaacataaaactctGTTACAATCACAAAAATAAGGAGCTCAGTTTGAAACTGCTTGCTTTCAAtgagataaaaataattaaatgtttagctCACAGAGAATAATAGCACACAGTCAATTTACAGATAATCCAGACATGATCAGGCTAGTCAAATGTGTCCGAGTCAAACTAGATATGACTCAGAGATTACATCACCAACTTGAACTCAAAAGACTGTTTCAAACAAGGCTGCATGCATACTTTGAATATAGTATTTGACTAAATACTGGGTAGCGAAGGATAAAGCTATTTTAATGATCGTACAAACCCTTTGTACACAAAgtctttcatatttaataaatgtgtttgtatgtgttaaCACAGTGTTTGGCACATTGTACTAGTAGCCTCAATATATCAGCATATATTGTGGTTCACACTGCAGCTTATTCCGGTAAAGAGGAACCCAATTAGACATGAATAGACCAGCATCTAATGCACTCAACCACAGCTTGTTTTGTTATTACGTGTCATTTAGGTCTGGTTTATCTGAAATGGCTGATAACACAataagggggaaaaaagagaTAGTGACGTAGCATCGACTTCAATTTTCCCATAAAGTTAATGGCAACCGTCAACTGTTCGGTCaccaactttcttcaaaatatgttaatttgtatccaagcaaaagaaagaaactcattcaactggaacaacttgagggtaagtaaatgatgacaattacaAATTTTGGATGAACTGGCCCTTAAATTTGTGGAAGGGCAAATTAAGACTTTAAGACCCACAGAAACCCTGTAGAAAACACCTAAAAATGTGGAGGGAAAATGCATAGCTTTTTCTtttcacatttaataaatgtatataggGATATAAATAAACTGATTGTTGTATTTCATTTCAtgattattttgacataactggACATGCCACATTAAACCACAATGCTTATGGCAGCTTTGCTAAATAATTACTGAACTCTGCATGTGTGACAATACAAAAACCAAAGAGGTATGTCTGACATACACATTGATTTGCAtgctgcaaaagaaaaaaaaaatagatttagcTATTTCACAACTATGCAGCCGAATTATTAGCATGAAAACTTCTAGAACATGTACGCTTATATTTTTCATGGTGTGAGTAAAAGTCGGATGTGAGTAAAGCTGTACTCATTTTCTGCCTCTCCTTCAGCACTTTATGAGCAGGGGAAAAGGTCCAATAAAAACCACACCTCATCATGGAGAAAGAGCTCAGATAACAAAACGGACTGCTCACCGGACATGTTTTCCatacagaaaaagaaacaaagcTCTCGCAGCTCACAAATTTAAAGACTTTGTGTAGAGTGTAAAACTTCTTCTGAAAGGATAAGGCACACGAACGAGGGGTAAACAGATCTGGAAAACATCTGGCAGATGGTGACGGCTGATGCGATGATTCATCAACACCACTTTCAAAGCGAACAACAAACCTGGGCTCCAACACTGCGAAACAAATCCAGTTTCTAGTTAAAACATTCAACATTTACCCTtgcaaattaatttaaacaatgatGTTTGAGAATTCCAATGAGTCCGGTCATACTATGCAaacttttctcctctctctcatcaTATTTTGACAAATTTCCATCCCCAGGACTCCAAAAAGTCATACAAAAAGGCAAAAAACAACgctttttattcttaataatgCTTCAAAAGTATTGCTTCAGTATCAAACACACAAGTGCTAAAATAATTCAACACTAATTCAGAATGTAAAAGGGTCCAACATAACCTTTATCTGAAGACATAAGCAGGTGTAAATTAAACGTAAAAGAGCAGCTCTCTTCtctataaatgtttaaatgatgCGTGATGGGTCATTCATTGTGTTGGATGCTGCATTAAGTCGCACTTCTCTGTGGTACGGAGAATGAAAAACCACAGCTGTCACAGTTATTGACTGTTAAAATCAATAATGTTTGATCACACAACGTGGCCATGCGGTTATGCTGCGAGTACAACAGTCACTAAACCAACCAGTTAAAGAGCTATAAATTAACCATGCTGTGCGTGTgagaagtgacacagaacaggaACCAACCGTGAATGTGAGGGGGGCATATGTCAGCTTGCACTTTACACTCTTATGATTGATGGCTGTGCTGTGTGAAAGCAAGTGGTTGACCTACATGAACCACCCTTAAAGGGCCAGTTCaccaaaattgtttttaaaaataaatatataaagctctgtcattcattatttaaaaaaacatcatgtCAGTCCAAACTCAATTTCTGTCTAAAGACCAGTTTACACAACAACGTTTTCAGCCCAAAACTGGAAACTTTTCATGCATTTTGCCTGTTCGTTTTACTCAACAATGgcgttttggggactgaaaatgcatatttttgtaaATACGTTTCAAAGTgcacatttttgaaaatgccACCGTTATCGTTTCCGTGTAAACACCCAAAAatgggaatctttgaaaacggtgATGTCATGCGCATGCATAGtacgtgttaggtatgtagacatgcgcaGTATGTGTCGATTTCAAAGGCAAGcgcaaacaaacatacacaacaatggcaatggtgttgctgctcaagagtgtgctaacgcttcttcagcaaagtgtggatttaccaggggggcagggtttcatattttattgaagcacccctgggcgccaccATTGGTTAGCgaacccccacctgctgttagtattccattgactcccattcattttggcgtcactttgacaccGAATAATTTTATATCTGAGGcattaaagactccatttgtccattcattatttctaaagaaacacgaaaatgtataaaaggccccttTACCTTGTTACCAGTttaccttgtatcttatgttgtggccccgtagaagcagtttttataAAAAGTCAAGGGGGAAGCCCATAGAGattccataaaagcaacgggacaaaattactctacaacgtctgcaagattcggtgggtgattcagatttctcttggcacagctattagaagacttacaattgtcagacaggttgctcacgtggcatctacatcatcaagctcagtttgagtctgcgcattacgctcgacccccaggaagtgcgtgcttgtaatttacttcacttgtctccgttgaatccaatggggtcgctgtgtccatttcttttactgtctatgggatttacttcaccaatattacaaccaacagcggaGACGCATCATATACTTCATATAATcgtcacttccctacaggtactgtttactaacaaggtgacagcgccaactactggcctggcatacataATACAGCGTTTTTGGCCACTTTCGAGGATATGTGTAAATGTGAATCGTTTTGAAAACATTGCCATGCATACGTgaaatttttaaaaacacaaggGAAAAACGTTTCCATTTTTGACTACACCGTTGTCTTGTAAACGCAAGCCTAACACAGAAAAGTTGTGATGGACATTAATATTGCTCACCTCCATACAATGAGGCTATCAAACCAAAAAGGACAAAACAACACAGTAAAAGTATAATTAAATTGTCCACTTTGGACCAGGCAATGTATTCCTAGTGTTCTAAAGGAATAGGATAGATTTGGGTGTGGGgggtagggctgtcaacgaatattctaaattcgaatatgtattcgaatagttttaaaaaaacgaatttcgaaggtgaaaaataatatttgaataaaaaaaaatgtggaaaaaaacgcccgcggtagtagaggcgtggttgtctgctttgcgagtgggcgcgctggcgcctgagggttcagggacaggtcacaggagtcgcactgtctggcacaccatcactgctgaaagttgacgcgtcttcatggaagatgccagcaagtgcagagcccaactcgaccgcagcatagaaaattaggtaaaattgttgacccgcgagataaagttgtatgcaagctatttaagatacagttagcataccattcgaccactagcaacatgaggtcacatctcaaaaatgtgcacccaaatgagcatggcataatgtgtggaactccagctaaacagtcacgtcttgacacttaacgttactttgcatcgcccgccacaagaggccataacggataaaataatttcgttcattt contains:
- the LOC132096753 gene encoding divergent protein kinase domain 2A-like, which gives rise to MLRILSLKFGRVYRCGKFLFIVALFVILLMNTHNLFASFQRNELTDRRFIGLNKCPACFGTSWCRKFMNSQVTFEMWGRLRFLDFFNVKNVYFAQYGEPREGTRRVVLKRLGSNQELAEIDQKICKRATGRPRCDLIQGMYKTEFARLNGDVRLLTPEVVEGWSDLVHCPSQRLLDRVVRRYAETKDSGSFLLKNLKDTERMQLLMTLAFNPEPLVLQSFPSDEGWPFAKYLGACGRMVAVNYVGEELWSFYNAPWEKRVDLAKQLMDIAEQLTNNDFDFALYLLDVSFDNFAVGPRDGKVIVVDAENIIVADKRLIKQNKPENYDVWYESRYEECDKEACLSFSKDILCSRVTVDHNYYAICQNLLSRFATWRGTTGGLLHDPPADVVKDGRLTALLDECTRPQKQYGRFQAAKELREFLTQLTQLSNTNR